The segment ATATTTGTCTGTCCCCAAAATAGCTACTTTCAGTTGCGAAATAGCCGTAAACGTGTTATTAGCTACGTTATCAAAATCTATTATTTTGACGGTGGGGGATTTGTCGCCTGTCTGATGATTGACCGACACGCTGGTATTTTCCAACAACAATTCCAGTATATGCTGGTTGTTTTCCAGCAAACTGCCCGCCGTGTAAGTCGTGAGCCTTTGATATACTTCGGCTACTTGTTCGGCAGTGAGCCAAGGGTTTATTTTGAGCAAACTTGCCTCAAACATTTCTCGGAGAATCACCTCCGAAAAAGAACGACGACCACTATCTTGCGGATATTGCACGCCTTCCATTTTGCCTTTCAGCAAAAGCACGTCCCAGTGCAGGGTAGCCAGTTGGTTGAGTAAAGGGAGTTCTACTTTTTGCCATTCGCGGCCAGTAGCTTGTTTCCATGCAGGAACAGAAAGGGAGAGATACGTGGTTTTCATCGTAGAAGGTGCGGGTAAAATTCTATGAGCCTATTATACAATAAAATGCGCACAGAATCAACCCAAAGTATTGTTTTAGGATATGTTTGTTCTCTAGATTTATTTACGCAACCCTCACTTTTCCGCTCAACAGGTCTTGCATCAAACCGCTTTTGAGCAGTTCGAGTTTGCTCAATTCTGCGCGCTCATTTTGTAAATACTTATCGAATTGTATCACTTTATTTGCAATCATTTTTTGTTCTTCTATTGGTATGAGTGGAATTTCAAAGTTTGAAATGATTTTCCAATCCGTTCTTGGCATTTTTGTTCCAAATGATTGTCCAACAGTATAGTTAATAAATTTATCTGTCTGAACAAACAAAAATAAAAGAAAGGAAATATTGTTTTCTTTTGGTCTAAAAACAAGTATTTCCGTAGTACAAACTCCCTCAAAATCAACTAAAAGATATTTTTTTAAGTACGGCCTCAATTTAGAAAAAAGTACATCTCCCTTTCTAAATTTTGATTTTATACTGCGATTTATACTAGAATCTACCGTATCAATAAGGCTGCCTGTATTAGACTCGATATGGTCAAGGTTGATACATTTTTGCGTGTTAGTATTACTGGGCAAATATTTTTCACTTATTAGGTCAGCTATATCACTAAAAAAAGCTACTTCCCATTCGACAGGGATTCTGCCCAAGGGCGAATCTTTGAAAGCGTGTGTTTGCTGGGAGCGAATCGTTCCGTTTTCGTCGATGCCGCGTGTGAGCAAATCTTGCATCAGGCCTGTTTTGATTTGTTCGTTTTTGGCGATAAGGGCGCGGGTTTGCTCAATGGCCTCATCTACCTTCGACAACACCGCCGCTATTTTGCGCTGCTCCTCAACAGAAGTGGGGAGATGGATTTTGATAGCTTTTATTCTAAATAGTGCCAATTTAGGCTGTACAGCTGAACCTACAAAGGCATCTATTTGAACTTGAACATTATCTGAACACAATGCAACAGATAAAAAATCACTACTAACGCCATCGCTAATATTCGTTATTTTTGCAGCATTTTCAGTTAAGTTTGACCCATTAAGTTTTCGGGGAATTTTTCCTACCAACCCGATTGTTCCTGCAATTGATATGTAAACATCATTCTCATATATTTTATAATTCTTTATAAGCTGTTCGGTTTCAAAAGATATATATTTTAGATTATTAACATTTACAGAGCCGCGAACCAAGTCTGTGACCCTAATATAAGCCGTTTGTGTACTTTTATCTGTAAAATCATGGCCATAAGGCAATCTTTTACCTCCTTTTACGTCTGCAATCTCCCCAATTGTTTTTTCTTCCCAGCCTTGTATGTTCATAAATAGCTTATTTTAAGGGTTTTAAAGAAGGTGCTGGTTTCGTTTCGGGTGCTTTTATGTACCCCAACGCTTGCAAAAAAGCATCTAATTGCGCCAAAGTAGCGGCTCTGTCGGCTTGCAAAGTGGCGCGACTGATGCGGTATTTGTCCCAGAGATTTTCGGTCAGGGCGGCCAACTTTCTTTGTTCGGCTCGCAAATAACGTTCCAATTGCTGCAATACCATGCCGTGATATTTCTCCAAAATCAGGGTTTGGGCTTCGGCTTGGCTGATTACCTGCTCGGCTTGCGCCACCAGACCTTGTACTTGCAACTGTTTGGCTTTGTAATGCTCGATTTGTTTGTCCAATTTGGCTTTGTCG is part of the Flexibacter flexilis DSM 6793 genome and harbors:
- a CDS encoding restriction endonuclease subunit S, coding for MNIQGWEEKTIGEIADVKGGKRLPYGHDFTDKSTQTAYIRVTDLVRGSVNVNNLKYISFETEQLIKNYKIYENDVYISIAGTIGLVGKIPRKLNGSNLTENAAKITNISDGVSSDFLSVALCSDNVQVQIDAFVGSAVQPKLALFRIKAIKIHLPTSVEEQRKIAAVLSKVDEAIEQTRALIAKNEQIKTGLMQDLLTRGIDENGTIRSQQTHAFKDSPLGRIPVEWEVAFFSDIADLISEKYLPSNTNTQKCINLDHIESNTGSLIDTVDSSINRSIKSKFRKGDVLFSKLRPYLKKYLLVDFEGVCTTEILVFRPKENNISFLLFLFVQTDKFINYTVGQSFGTKMPRTDWKIISNFEIPLIPIEEQKMIANKVIQFDKYLQNERAELSKLELLKSGLMQDLLSGKVRVA